The Sphingobacteriales bacterium region TACCAACCGGAAACTTTAAATGGGGTACAAAAATCGGAGATGCGAGCAGACTTCCTTATTACTTTACTGGTACAGCAAAAAGCAGTTCCTGTGATTTACTTACCAGCACAACAAGGGTATATCAAATCATAGTCAAAAAGAAACCTTCTCCCCCTGCATTCCATGACACACTTCTCTATTGCAACGAAATAAAACTGGAAGCAATAACGCCTTTACCTTATCATACCTATTACTGGGAGATTGGGGATAATCCTTCTGTAAAACTCAGCGGAAGTAAAATCAGCTACCTTACTCCCAAAAGCGGGCATATCCCTGTGAGTCTGTATTCCTTGTACAACGGATGTAAGAGCGATATCATCAGGGATACTGTTTCAATTGATACCTTCATGATGCTGAACAAATTAACAAATGACACCATTTGCATAAACGATAGCCTTATTGTTCGGGCTAATGTAAAATATAACAAAGGGAAGGTTAGCTATCAGTGGTCTACTCAGGACAGTCTGCAACAAATCATGATCAAACCCGGACAAACCACAACCTATAAATTGACGGTTGTGGATTCTTTCGGCTGCAGAAGTATAGACAGTTTTATCGTTTCGGTTAAACCCCTTCCCGATTTGATGCCCCATCCTGATTTTTCCATCTGCAGTGGTGACTCCGTATGGCTTTCCGCTTTATCTGCGGGTAATGGCAGTTTTGATCTTGATGTTATACCCTGTTTCTATAAACTTCCTGATCCCAATCCGCTCCAATGCGGGTATTTCCACATGCAACGAAAAGATTCCGGAGATTATGTCATTAAGGTTACCTCCAAATATGGTTGTGTGGCTTTGGATACATTTAAGCTATCCCTATATCCTGAGGTTAAAGCTTTTGCAGCTGATACCACGCTTTGCCCGAATGAGACGATTATCTTACAAGCCGACAGCACCGGAAGTAAAAGTGACAGTACCATCTACCTGTGGTATGATTATTTGACAGGAGATCTCATCGGAAACGGACAATCTATAACAGCAAAAGCGGATATTAATAAAGTGTTTCGCCTCTATGCAGCCGAATGGTTCAACGACAGATATTGCAAGGATAGTAGCTTAGTGACGTTAAACAGGAAGAACACCTTAATTGATCCCCGATTCCCTGAATCCTTTTGTATAAACGACAGTTTTACTGACCTGAGAATATTTATTAAGCATGGTAAAGGATTACTTTATGCCTTGCATAATTCGGTGATTGACAGCTATTATTACAATCCGGCTATCAGTAATATGTTCAACGACAGCATACAGATAACTTTTACCGACTTTTCCACTGCCTGTACCTATGATTCCCTGCTGATTTTTAGCAAGAAAGAAATTCCTGCAGTATATATTTCCAATCAGTATTTTAAAAGCAGCTTTTGTCCGGAATACGGTAAAATAAAACTTTATGGAAACCCCTTTTCGCCAAAATACAGCAAATGGTACGGACCTGTGGATGATTCATCCTTCTTTGATGCCAACACTTCAACGGGTATTTATACTCTCGTTTATGAATACAAAGCCAATAACGGCTGCCTGAACAGGGATACTTTGATTATTTCCATTGGAAAAACAGCCATTAGTATTGACAAATCGGATACAGCTATTTGCTCTGGGAAACATTTTTCTGCAAAGGCAAATGTTGCATTTGCTCAGAAAATGCAATGGATTTATGGTTTGGGCTCTGATGGCTTTATGAACGGAAGTATTTACAATGTCCAAAACACATACGTTCCGGGCGCAGGTGAAAAACTTAAAAGAGGATTTATGTTGTATGCAAAAACCATTGATCCGGTTTGCCCCGAAACATGGGACAGCATAAAGGTGTATATTGCCGCCCAACCCAAAGCGGATTTCTCAGCCGATATGCTGACAGGCAATACTCCTTTAAATGTGCAGTTTAGAGATCAGACAAATATAGCTTATGAT contains the following coding sequences:
- a CDS encoding PKD domain-containing protein, coding for MKKLNKTLLIICLGLGIIYGSKADANNILGGEITWNQVGKDTFMITLTLYRDCNGNAFGNQQVLVKCQSTGITLDTLIFSAVSGVDITPVCKTSCSRCDSSSCSFIYGIQKYEYKQMLIIQNAGSCCKILLAYSQCCRPSTITTGPASTNFYIDSWFNRCLDKPDNSPVFMNAPVHILCIGLDFQWAPGINENDRDSVSLSYSYNNGPRINSTTKVTYISPYTYEKFIYFWGFPNTSLPFPRGFDLDLKTGEYGFRTMKLEQTVTAYNVEQWRKINGNYEQISSTTRETHFFVVKCPSNVSYLGLSGPKYKEVCEGDTVIFSIGSIDYTYKDSLKIYYNGEIEDALWSDNNGFTKIPTGNFKWGTKIGDASRLPYYFTGTAKSSSCDLLTSTTRVYQIIVKKKPSPPAFHDTLLYCNEIKLEAITPLPYHTYYWEIGDNPSVKLSGSKISYLTPKSGHIPVSLYSLYNGCKSDIIRDTVSIDTFMMLNKLTNDTICINDSLIVRANVKYNKGKVSYQWSTQDSLQQIMIKPGQTTTYKLTVVDSFGCRSIDSFIVSVKPLPDLMPHPDFSICSGDSVWLSALSAGNGSFDLDVIPCFYKLPDPNPLQCGYFHMQRKDSGDYVIKVTSKYGCVALDTFKLSLYPEVKAFAADTTLCPNETIILQADSTGSKSDSTIYLWYDYLTGDLIGNGQSITAKADINKVFRLYAAEWFNDRYCKDSSLVTLNRKNTLIDPRFPESFCINDSFTDLRIFIKHGKGLLYALHNSVIDSYYYNPAISNMFNDSIQITFTDFSTACTYDSLLIFSKKEIPAVYISNQYFKSSFCPEYGKIKLYGNPFSPKYSKWYGPVDDSSFFDANTSTGIYTLVYEYKANNGCLNRDTLIISIGKTAISIDKSDTAICSGKHFSAKANVAFAQKMQWIYGLGSDGFMNGSIYNVQNTYVPGAGEKLKRGFMLYAKTIDPVCPETWDSIKVYIAAQPKADFSADMLTGNTPLNVQFRDQTNIAYDYISDYLWNFGDGDTSSAINPLHLYADTGHYSVSLKVVSDYGCADSLTKNNLIYVYPVAIPELVKTNFKVYPNPSHDKIFIESEIGLQKISLYNITGKIIFESDETGSHTAELTGLHLSDGLYLLKITDLENNTGIFHLGFQ